The Carnobacterium divergens genome includes a window with the following:
- a CDS encoding dihydroorotase, which produces MITWIKNAKMLTHKDTLEPIELLIKDTKIEAIGLELEKIGLTADKIIDAKGSLVTPGLVDVHVHLREPGFTYKETVASGSLAAARGGFTTVCAMPNTNPVPDTPGKFAAIQQKIKDDAVIKVLQYAPITTGLKSEELVDQAALIKEGAFAFTNDGVGVQTAGTMYLAMQEAAKNNVAIVAHTEDDSLLFGGVMHQGGMSEKLNLPGILSITEASQIARDVLLSEATGAHYHVCHVSTKESVRVIRDAKRAGIHVTAEVTPHHLLLCEDDIPGDTGIYKMNPPLRGEDDQAALLEGLLDGTLDFIATDHAPHGKEEKEASMLTSPFGIVGIETAFALMYTHFVKTGIVTFTQLIEWMSTKPSDVFQLNSGRIAVGETADLAFFNLEEEEVIDAADFKSLASNTPFIGWTVSGLTEMTIVDGKLVYSKGA; this is translated from the coding sequence ATGATCACATGGATAAAAAATGCAAAAATGCTAACTCATAAGGATACATTAGAACCTATTGAATTGCTAATTAAAGACACTAAAATCGAGGCAATCGGGCTAGAGTTAGAAAAAATAGGCTTAACAGCCGATAAAATCATTGACGCTAAGGGAAGTCTAGTGACGCCCGGCTTAGTAGACGTCCATGTTCATTTAAGAGAACCAGGATTCACGTATAAAGAAACCGTTGCCTCAGGAAGTTTAGCGGCTGCACGAGGAGGATTTACAACGGTGTGTGCCATGCCGAATACCAATCCGGTTCCAGATACACCAGGAAAATTCGCTGCCATACAACAAAAAATTAAAGACGATGCGGTCATAAAGGTGTTGCAATATGCACCCATTACAACCGGTTTAAAAAGTGAAGAGCTTGTAGACCAAGCAGCATTAATTAAAGAAGGCGCATTTGCCTTTACAAATGATGGCGTTGGAGTTCAAACGGCAGGTACAATGTATTTAGCCATGCAAGAAGCCGCCAAAAATAACGTAGCCATTGTCGCTCACACAGAAGATGATTCCTTATTATTTGGAGGCGTCATGCATCAAGGTGGCATGTCTGAAAAACTAAATTTACCAGGGATTTTAAGCATTACTGAAGCGTCTCAAATTGCTCGAGATGTGTTATTAAGTGAAGCAACTGGGGCTCATTATCATGTCTGTCATGTTTCAACAAAAGAAAGTGTGCGGGTTATTCGCGATGCTAAACGAGCAGGAATTCACGTAACTGCAGAGGTTACTCCTCATCATTTACTACTCTGTGAAGACGATATCCCTGGAGACACTGGCATTTATAAAATGAATCCACCACTGAGAGGTGAAGACGATCAAGCAGCTTTACTTGAAGGATTATTAGATGGAACACTTGATTTTATTGCAACGGACCATGCCCCCCACGGCAAGGAAGAAAAAGAAGCTTCTATGTTAACTTCCCCCTTTGGAATTGTCGGTATCGAAACGGCTTTTGCTTTAATGTATACCCATTTTGTAAAAACGGGAATTGTAACCTTCACTCAACTGATTGAATGGATGAGCACCAAACCAAGCGACGTTTTCCAATTAAATTCAGGAAGAATCGCTGTTGGCGAAACAGCCGACTTGGCCTTTTTCAATCTTGAAGAAGAAGAAGTCATCGATGCAGCTGATTTTAAATCACTAGCAAGCAACACACCATTTATTGGATGGACGGTATCAGGCTTAACAGAAATGACCATAGTTGACGGAAAACTAGTCTATTCGAAAGGGGCATAA
- a CDS encoding carbamoyl phosphate synthase small subunit, translating into MDRLLLLEDGTIFKGKGFGAPQEVTGEVVFTTGMTGYQETITDQSYNGQMIAFTFPLVGNYGINRDDFESIEPTCKGVIVKEHARVASNWRNQMTLDEFLKKRNIPGISGIDTRKLTRLLRDKGTIKGMITNDTKDLEHAFDQLRAIVLPTNQVAQVSTTKAYPSPGNGRNIVVIDFGLKHSILRELSNRNCHLTVLPYDTDSQTILDLQPDGVMLTNGPGDPKDVPTALEMIRGIQGKVPIFGICLGHQLIALANGADTFKLKFGHRGFNHPVKEIATGRIDFTSQNHGYAVDHKTIAGTDLIVTHTELNDGTVEGIKHRDHPVFSVQFHPDAAPGPHDAVHLFDQFMELIDAGKEQQSDA; encoded by the coding sequence ATGGATCGCTTATTATTACTAGAAGATGGCACAATATTTAAAGGCAAAGGATTTGGAGCACCGCAAGAAGTAACCGGAGAAGTAGTCTTTACAACCGGGATGACAGGTTACCAAGAAACGATTACGGATCAGTCCTACAATGGTCAAATGATTGCTTTTACATTTCCACTTGTAGGCAATTACGGCATTAATCGGGACGATTTCGAGTCCATTGAACCTACTTGTAAAGGTGTTATTGTAAAGGAGCATGCGCGAGTTGCATCGAATTGGCGTAACCAAATGACCCTAGACGAATTTCTAAAAAAACGCAACATCCCAGGGATATCTGGAATTGATACAAGAAAATTAACCCGACTTCTAAGAGATAAAGGAACGATTAAGGGCATGATTACGAATGATACAAAAGACCTAGAACATGCTTTTGATCAGTTAAGAGCGATTGTCTTGCCAACGAATCAAGTCGCTCAAGTGTCAACTACAAAAGCATACCCAAGTCCAGGGAACGGTCGAAATATTGTTGTAATTGATTTTGGCCTAAAGCACAGTATTTTAAGAGAATTAAGCAACCGAAATTGTCACTTAACGGTTTTACCCTACGATACAGACAGCCAAACTATTTTAGATTTACAACCGGATGGCGTGATGTTAACAAACGGTCCTGGAGATCCAAAAGATGTCCCAACAGCGCTAGAGATGATTCGAGGGATTCAAGGAAAGGTGCCGATTTTCGGTATCTGTTTAGGGCACCAACTGATTGCACTGGCAAATGGAGCCGATACGTTTAAATTAAAATTTGGTCATCGTGGTTTTAATCATCCAGTAAAAGAGATTGCGACTGGACGCATTGACTTCACCTCTCAAAATCATGGGTACGCAGTAGATCATAAAACAATAGCGGGAACCGATTTAATTGTGACTCATACTGAATTAAACGATGGAACCGTTGAAGGAATCAAACACCGGGATCATCCAGTTTTCAGTGTTCAATTTCATCCAGATGCAGCACCGGGCCCACATGATGCGGTTCATTTATTTGATCAATTTATGGAATTAATCGACGCTGGAAAGGAGCAACAATCGGATGCCTAA